From the Flavobacterium galactosidilyticum genome, one window contains:
- a CDS encoding putative signal transducing protein, with translation MEEFRTVAIFNYSHEIVVLKHLLEQEDINYFFENEIMSSFAPMYSNALGGIKLKIHPNDFEKVQELLDNLNNNLTIV, from the coding sequence ATGGAAGAATTTAGAACAGTTGCAATTTTTAATTACTCTCATGAAATTGTGGTCTTGAAACATTTGTTAGAACAAGAGGATATTAATTATTTTTTTGAAAATGAAATCATGTCTTCTTTTGCACCGATGTATTCGAATGCTTTGGGCGGAATCAAACTTAAAATTCATCCAAACGATTTTGAGAAAGTTCAAGAGTTACTAGACAATTTAAATAACAACTTGACTATCGTTTAA
- the rnr gene encoding ribonuclease R, which produces MSKRLRKPIKKGKDFSDKIIKILSQSANKAFNYKQIGAKLELDDTESRNQIIKDLKILASQNKIIESEPGKYLIKAVSKDYYEGKIDMTGRRTAYFVCADLEEDVFIPTNNLNHALDKDLVKVYVYNKRQGKRPEGEVIEVTERHKTDFVGVIDIQANFAFVSTANPKMYTDIFIPKDKIGEAEQGDVVLVHIEDWPKKADSPFGSVIKVLGKPGEHDTEIHAILAEYGLPSEFPIEVETFAQKIDTSITESEIAKRRDMRDTLTFTIDPKDAKDFDDALSFKKLENGNYEIGVHIADVSYYLEEGTILDDEAYQRATSVYLVDRVVPMLPEVLSNFACSLRPQEEKYTFSAVFEINEKSEVVNQWFGRTVIFSDQRFAYEEAQYIIEIKDDVIPAEISITGSSYKVSEEIVAATLKMDELAKILRKKRMAEGAISFDKVEVKFNLDEEGEPQGVYFKVSKDANHLIEEFMLLANRKVAEYIGKQKKTFIYRIHDEPNEDKLIAMQTVIAKFGYKIDFRNKGDISKSLNSLMEQVNGKKEQNLIDTLAIRSMSKAKYSTDNIGHYGLAFDYYSHFTSPIRRYPDIMVHRLLQHYLDGGKSVDEDTYETKCLHSSTMEGLATNAERDSIKYMQVKYMQDHKDEEFLGVISGVTEWGIFVEIIENKCEGMVRIRDIKDDYYTFDEKQYALKGETSGKLLQLGDEIYVKVKNADLVKKQLDFNFLRRIE; this is translated from the coding sequence ATGAGTAAAAGATTAAGAAAGCCGATAAAAAAGGGAAAGGATTTCTCTGATAAAATTATAAAAATATTATCGCAAAGTGCTAATAAAGCATTCAATTATAAACAGATAGGAGCAAAACTAGAGCTAGATGATACTGAAAGTAGAAATCAAATTATTAAAGATTTGAAAATTTTAGCGTCTCAAAATAAGATTATAGAATCTGAACCAGGAAAATATTTAATAAAAGCAGTTAGTAAAGATTATTACGAAGGTAAAATTGATATGACAGGACGCAGAACAGCTTACTTTGTGTGTGCTGATCTAGAGGAAGATGTATTTATTCCTACTAATAATTTGAATCACGCTTTAGATAAAGATCTTGTAAAAGTTTATGTTTATAACAAAAGACAAGGAAAAAGACCAGAAGGTGAGGTCATTGAAGTTACCGAAAGACATAAAACTGACTTTGTGGGAGTAATTGATATCCAAGCCAATTTTGCTTTTGTTTCGACTGCAAATCCAAAAATGTACACAGATATTTTTATTCCAAAAGATAAAATAGGGGAGGCGGAACAAGGAGATGTAGTTTTAGTGCATATCGAAGATTGGCCAAAAAAAGCCGATAGTCCTTTTGGTTCCGTTATAAAAGTACTGGGGAAACCAGGAGAACATGATACTGAAATTCATGCTATTCTCGCAGAATATGGTTTACCTTCAGAATTTCCTATTGAAGTAGAGACATTTGCACAAAAAATAGATACTTCCATAACGGAAAGTGAAATAGCGAAACGTCGTGATATGCGCGATACGTTGACTTTTACCATTGATCCAAAGGATGCTAAAGATTTTGATGATGCACTTTCGTTTAAAAAATTAGAAAACGGTAATTACGAAATTGGTGTTCATATTGCCGATGTTTCCTATTATCTTGAAGAAGGAACTATTTTAGATGATGAAGCTTACCAACGAGCTACTTCAGTTTATCTAGTAGATAGAGTAGTACCAATGCTACCTGAAGTACTATCAAATTTTGCTTGTTCTTTACGTCCACAGGAAGAGAAATATACATTTTCAGCTGTATTTGAAATAAATGAAAAAAGCGAAGTAGTCAATCAATGGTTTGGTAGAACTGTAATTTTCTCTGACCAGCGTTTTGCTTATGAAGAAGCACAATACATCATAGAGATTAAAGATGACGTAATTCCAGCCGAAATTTCGATTACGGGTAGTTCCTATAAAGTTTCTGAAGAAATTGTAGCAGCGACGCTAAAAATGGATGAATTAGCTAAAATTCTTAGAAAAAAGAGAATGGCTGAAGGAGCGATTTCTTTTGATAAAGTAGAAGTAAAATTCAACTTAGATGAAGAAGGTGAACCTCAAGGAGTTTATTTTAAAGTGTCTAAAGATGCCAATCATTTGATTGAGGAATTCATGCTTTTAGCCAATAGAAAAGTAGCAGAGTACATTGGAAAACAAAAGAAAACCTTCATTTATAGAATTCATGATGAGCCAAATGAAGATAAATTAATAGCCATGCAAACGGTAATTGCAAAGTTTGGTTACAAAATTGATTTCCGTAATAAAGGTGATATTTCAAAATCACTGAATAGCTTAATGGAGCAAGTAAATGGTAAAAAGGAACAAAATCTTATTGATACACTGGCTATTAGAAGTATGAGTAAAGCCAAATATTCTACTGATAACATAGGACATTACGGTTTAGCTTTTGACTATTATTCACATTTTACTTCGCCAATTCGTCGTTATCCGGATATTATGGTACACAGATTGCTACAGCATTATCTGGACGGTGGAAAATCAGTTGACGAAGATACTTATGAAACAAAGTGTTTACATTCCTCAACAATGGAAGGTTTAGCTACAAATGCCGAACGTGATTCTATCAAATATATGCAAGTTAAATACATGCAGGATCATAAAGATGAAGAATTTTTAGGTGTAATTTCTGGTGTTACAGAATGGGGAATTTTTGTTGAAATTATCGAAAATAAATGCGAAGGAATGGTTCGAATTCGTGATATCAAAGATGATTATTACACATTTGACGAAAAGCAGTATGCACTTAAAGGCGAAACTTCAGGTAAGTTACTGCAATTAGGAGATGAAATTTACGTTAAAGTTAAAAATGCTGATTTAGTTAAAAAACAACTAGATTTTAATTTTTTAAGAAGAATTGAATAA
- a CDS encoding head GIN domain-containing protein, translating into MKKVLIIAFVLVMQFTNAQVNRNLGDFDEVKVFDKITVKLIAANENKMVISGSRADEVEAVNKNGELKIRMPFPKLLSGDDIVVKLYFKNLESIAVSEGSFVSSEADFKQTNLDLNAKSGGEIKLDLDVDKVNVKAYAGGIVSISGKATNQNVTITSGGILKAKNLHTSQTSISVSAGGQSEIHANTLVDAKVKAGGSIFIYGKPKQINKEVFIGGTILEKN; encoded by the coding sequence ATGAAAAAAGTATTAATTATAGCTTTTGTATTGGTAATGCAATTTACAAATGCTCAAGTAAACAGAAACTTAGGTGATTTTGATGAAGTGAAAGTTTTTGATAAAATCACAGTAAAGTTAATTGCAGCTAATGAAAATAAAATGGTTATTTCAGGATCAAGAGCTGATGAAGTAGAAGCTGTAAATAAAAATGGAGAATTAAAAATAAGAATGCCATTTCCAAAACTATTATCAGGGGATGATATTGTTGTTAAATTATACTTCAAAAATCTAGAAAGTATAGCAGTAAGTGAAGGAAGTTTTGTTTCAAGCGAAGCAGATTTTAAACAAACAAATCTAGATTTGAATGCAAAATCGGGAGGCGAAATAAAGTTAGATCTTGATGTCGACAAAGTAAATGTGAAAGCATATGCGGGCGGAATTGTTAGCATCTCAGGAAAAGCTACAAATCAGAATGTAACTATTACATCTGGCGGAATTCTAAAAGCAAAGAATTTACATACTTCTCAAACGTCTATAAGCGTTTCTGCTGGTGGTCAATCGGAAATTCATGCTAATACATTAGTGGACGCTAAAGTTAAGGCTGGAGGCTCTATTTTTATCTATGGAAAACCAAAACAGATTAACAAAGAAGTTTTTATTGGTGGAACTATTTTAGAGAAAAATTAG
- a CDS encoding LysE family translocator produces the protein MINDIVAGIPWGIFLSFMIGPVFFILLETSIIKGFRAALVFDLGVILGDIVFIGIAYLGSYRLIKSLEDNSALFMFGGILMLAYGVISYISLHKERKVDTKKIDNEIIRKDYLGLFIKGFFLNIINIGVLGFWLAVIISVGPKLEMENSRMLTFFTTVILSYLLVDCIKIVLAKQLKTKMTPKNILKIKKIISIVLMVFGVALIVQGWFPNEKEKLKDALERIDK, from the coding sequence ATGATAAACGATATTGTAGCCGGTATTCCTTGGGGAATTTTCTTGAGTTTTATGATAGGTCCTGTTTTCTTTATTTTACTAGAAACTAGTATTATAAAAGGATTTAGAGCAGCCTTAGTTTTTGATTTAGGTGTGATTTTAGGAGATATAGTTTTTATAGGAATAGCCTATTTAGGAAGTTATCGATTGATAAAAAGCTTAGAAGACAATTCGGCGTTGTTTATGTTTGGTGGCATATTGATGTTGGCTTATGGTGTCATTTCATACATCAGTTTACACAAAGAAAGGAAGGTCGATACAAAAAAAATAGACAACGAAATCATCAGGAAAGATTACTTGGGTCTATTCATAAAAGGCTTTTTTCTGAACATTATCAACATTGGAGTATTGGGATTTTGGTTGGCCGTAATTATTTCGGTTGGACCAAAATTAGAAATGGAAAACTCCAGAATGCTCACTTTTTTCACGACCGTAATTCTCTCTTATTTATTGGTTGATTGCATCAAAATTGTATTGGCCAAGCAATTAAAAACCAAAATGACGCCAAAAAATATTCTCAAAATCAAGAAAATAATCAGCATTGTTTTGATGGTTTTTGGAGTGGCTTTAATTGTCCAAGGTTGGTTTCCAAATGAAAAAGAAAAGTTGAAAGATGCTTTGGAAAGGATTGATAAGTAG
- the folB gene encoding dihydroneopterin aldolase, whose product MGIIKLKNIRTYSYHGCLIEEGKIGSDYTVNLEVKTDLRKSSASDNLRDTVDYVLLNRIVVDEMAIRSDLLEHVAHRIITRIFAEIPEVSRIIVAVSKLNPPIGGDVEAVTIEMEEYRS is encoded by the coding sequence ATGGGAATTATAAAACTAAAGAATATCAGAACGTACTCCTATCACGGTTGTTTAATCGAAGAAGGAAAGATAGGATCTGATTATACAGTAAACTTAGAAGTAAAAACAGATTTAAGAAAATCTAGTGCCTCAGATAATTTAAGAGATACTGTTGATTATGTACTTTTAAATAGAATAGTTGTAGACGAAATGGCAATACGATCTGATTTATTAGAACATGTAGCACACCGAATAATCACTAGAATATTTGCTGAAATTCCTGAAGTTTCTAGGATCATTGTTGCTGTTTCTAAACTAAACCCTCCTATTGGCGGTGATGTTGAAGCAGTTACAATTGAAATGGAAGAATATAGAAGTTAA
- a CDS encoding glutamine--tRNA ligase/YqeY domain fusion protein, producing MSTEEKSLHFIEQIIEDSLTNGLPQDKLRFRFPPEPNGYLHIGHAKSICLNFGLGLKYNAPVNLRFDDTNPAKEEQEYVDAIKEDLKWLGFNWSQELYSSDYFQQLYEWAVSMIKNGKAYVDSQSSEDMAIQKGTPTQPGVDGPYRNRSIEENLALFEAMKNGDYPEGSHVLRAKIDMASTNMLMRDPLMYRILHRHHHRTGNDWNIYPMYDYAHGESDYLEQISHSICTLEFVMHRELYNWFLDQIYDVNNVRPHQYEFARLNLNYTVMSKRKLLQLVQENIVNGWDDPRMPTISGLRRRGYTAASIRKFCDIIGVAKRENVIDYSLLEFCLREDLNKTAPRVMAVLDPIKLVITNYPDDKEEWLEAENNQEDERAGFRKVPFSKELYIEREDFLEEAPAKFFRLSVGKEVRLKNAYIIKGESVIKDAAGTITEIHVTYDEDSKSGSGSEASQRKVAGTLHWVTIKHALEVEVRLYDRLFIDEAPDSHKEKNFLEFMNPNSLQVIKGFVEPSLATVQAGDKFQFQRLGYFNVDKDSVAGKIIFNKTVGLKDAWEEKGKKEENLLMNTQKEINKYVKEKEESNALLLLNSIVDNIKSIDNYSLIIQTITKNIKNDNNSLLFSNLILKHSDKVKVKDIEEEALTKLYSMSLKSQLAAVRILAIENLQNDLSNFSLLANNLEELKKNEKNEKVIQLLTHLKF from the coding sequence ATGTCAACCGAAGAAAAATCACTCCATTTTATAGAACAAATCATTGAAGACAGTTTAACTAATGGTTTACCTCAAGATAAATTACGTTTCCGTTTTCCACCAGAGCCAAATGGATATTTACATATAGGTCATGCTAAATCTATTTGTTTGAATTTCGGATTAGGATTAAAGTATAATGCTCCAGTAAATCTTCGTTTTGATGATACAAATCCAGCTAAAGAAGAGCAGGAGTATGTAGATGCTATTAAAGAAGATTTAAAATGGTTGGGTTTTAATTGGAGTCAAGAATTATATTCTTCTGATTATTTTCAACAGTTATATGAATGGGCTGTTTCCATGATCAAGAACGGTAAAGCATATGTAGATAGTCAATCTTCTGAAGACATGGCGATTCAAAAAGGAACGCCTACGCAACCTGGTGTTGATGGTCCTTATAGAAACCGTTCAATAGAAGAAAATTTGGCTTTATTTGAAGCAATGAAAAACGGTGATTATCCAGAAGGAAGTCATGTTTTACGTGCTAAAATTGATATGGCATCGACAAATATGTTGATGCGTGATCCATTGATGTATCGTATTTTACACCGCCATCACCATAGAACTGGGAATGATTGGAATATTTATCCAATGTATGATTATGCACATGGCGAAAGTGATTATTTAGAACAAATTTCACATTCTATCTGCACATTAGAGTTTGTGATGCACCGTGAACTATACAATTGGTTTTTAGACCAAATTTACGATGTTAATAATGTTAGACCACATCAATATGAATTTGCGCGTTTGAACTTGAATTACACAGTAATGAGTAAGCGTAAATTATTACAATTAGTTCAAGAAAACATTGTAAATGGATGGGATGATCCTAGAATGCCTACTATTTCGGGATTAAGAAGACGAGGATATACTGCAGCTTCTATTCGTAAATTTTGCGATATTATTGGTGTAGCCAAAAGAGAAAATGTAATTGATTATTCTCTTTTGGAATTTTGTTTGCGTGAAGATTTGAACAAAACTGCTCCAAGAGTTATGGCTGTTTTAGATCCAATTAAATTGGTCATTACTAATTATCCTGATGATAAAGAAGAATGGTTAGAAGCTGAAAACAATCAAGAAGATGAAAGAGCAGGTTTTAGAAAAGTTCCTTTTTCGAAAGAATTATATATAGAAAGAGAAGACTTTTTAGAAGAAGCTCCGGCTAAATTTTTTCGTTTGAGCGTAGGTAAAGAAGTACGACTTAAAAATGCTTATATTATTAAAGGCGAAAGTGTTATAAAAGATGCAGCAGGAACTATTACAGAGATTCATGTTACTTATGACGAAGATAGTAAGAGCGGAAGTGGGAGTGAAGCTAGTCAAAGAAAGGTAGCGGGAACCTTGCATTGGGTTACTATAAAACATGCTCTTGAAGTTGAAGTTCGCTTATATGATCGTCTGTTTATTGATGAAGCACCAGACAGCCATAAAGAAAAAAATTTCTTGGAATTTATGAATCCTAATTCATTGCAGGTAATTAAAGGATTTGTTGAGCCAAGTTTAGCTACCGTTCAAGCCGGTGATAAATTCCAATTTCAACGTTTAGGTTATTTCAATGTAGATAAGGATTCTGTAGCGGGGAAAATTATTTTTAATAAAACAGTTGGATTAAAAGATGCTTGGGAGGAAAAAGGGAAGAAAGAAGAAAATTTATTGATGAATACTCAGAAGGAAATCAATAAATATGTGAAGGAAAAGGAGGAGAGCAATGCACTTTTACTATTAAATTCTATAGTTGATAACATAAAAAGCATTGATAATTACAGTTTAATTATTCAAACAATTACTAAAAATATTAAGAACGATAACAACTCTTTATTGTTTTCGAATTTAATTTTGAAGCATTCTGATAAAGTAAAAGTTAAAGACATTGAAGAAGAAGCGCTGACTAAATTATATAGCATGTCATTAAAAAGTCAATTGGCTGCAGTTCGAATTTTAGCTATTGAGAATTTACAAAATGATTTGAGTAATTTCAGTCTTCTAGCAAATAACCTTGAAGAATTAAAAAAGAACGAAAAAAATGAAAAAGTGATACAATTATTAACACACCTTAAATTTTAA
- a CDS encoding YtxH domain-containing protein has product MSNNAGNTLVAILAGVVVGAGVGILFAPDKGSKTRKKVKEGFDEAKNELNHKFDKVSSQLSQKLTTAKFDLEDTYQDLVSNMSHKTEDVISFLENKLADLKVQNSKLQK; this is encoded by the coding sequence ATGTCGAATAATGCAGGAAATACGTTAGTGGCGATTTTAGCCGGAGTAGTAGTTGGAGCTGGAGTAGGAATTTTATTTGCACCAGACAAAGGATCAAAAACTAGAAAAAAAGTTAAAGAAGGTTTTGATGAAGCTAAGAATGAATTAAATCATAAATTTGATAAAGTATCTTCGCAATTGAGCCAAAAGCTTACTACAGCTAAATTTGATTTGGAAGATACGTATCAAGATTTAGTTTCAAACATGAGTCATAAAACGGAAGACGTAATTTCTTTTTTAGAAAATAAATTAGCAGATTTAAAAGTTCAAAATTCAAAACTTCAAAAATAA
- a CDS encoding competence protein, producing MAFEELKENTEEIQEQIHNYIKTNVSYYKLWGFKVAMKSTTMILKFSLIFMCLSMVLLFCSIAGAMAIGKSLESYPLGFLIVGGIYLVITSLLFLIKDKIVEGPILEKFSEIFFND from the coding sequence ATGGCTTTTGAAGAATTAAAAGAAAATACAGAAGAGATTCAAGAACAAATTCATAATTATATTAAGACGAATGTTTCTTACTATAAACTATGGGGTTTCAAAGTGGCGATGAAATCGACTACTATGATTTTGAAGTTCTCATTGATTTTTATGTGTTTAAGTATGGTTTTATTATTTTGTTCTATAGCAGGAGCAATGGCAATTGGAAAATCGCTAGAAAGTTATCCTTTGGGTTTTTTGATAGTTGGTGGAATATATCTTGTAATTACTAGCTTGTTATTTTTGATCAAAGACAAAATTGTAGAAGGACCTATATTAGAGAAATTTTCAGAAATATTTTTTAACGACTAA
- a CDS encoding DUF6327 family protein, whose translation METKRYSSYAQIERELEILKIEKEISYQKMIFGVQKAKESFTPQNIVSNLIGGYSNAIPYGTIFSSAVPFILKKAIPFLIHRFTRRKRGN comes from the coding sequence ATGGAAACTAAAAGATATTCTTCATACGCTCAAATTGAACGAGAACTTGAAATTTTAAAAATTGAAAAGGAAATTAGTTATCAAAAGATGATTTTTGGAGTACAGAAAGCTAAAGAAAGTTTTACACCTCAAAATATTGTAAGTAATTTGATAGGAGGTTATAGTAATGCAATTCCGTATGGAACTATATTTTCTTCGGCAGTGCCGTTTATACTCAAGAAAGCAATTCCGTTTTTAATCCATCGGTTTACAAGAAGAAAAAGAGGCAATTAA
- a CDS encoding SPFH domain-containing protein — translation MNIALIILLVFGFFILLSSFFTVRQQTAVVIERFGKFLSIRQSGLQLKIPIIDRIAGRVNLKIQQLDVIIETKTKDNVFVKLKVSVQFMVIKETVYDAFYKLEYPHDQITSYVFDVVRAEVPKLKLDDVFERKDDIAIAVKRELNEAMTTYGYTIINTLVTDIDPDIQVKNAMNRINAADREKTVAEFEAEASRIRIVAKAEAEAESKRLQGQGIANQRREIAKGLVESVDVLNRVGINSQEASALIVVTQHYDTLQAIGADANSNLILLPNSPQAGSDMLNNMIASFSASNQVGEMMKIRGDKGKHKKEIKTDYQLPENTESPETEE, via the coding sequence ATGAATATCGCATTAATTATCCTTCTCGTATTTGGATTTTTTATCTTACTATCTTCTTTTTTTACAGTAAGACAACAAACCGCAGTTGTTATAGAACGCTTCGGAAAGTTTTTAAGTATCAGACAATCAGGTTTGCAACTTAAAATTCCAATAATTGATAGAATTGCAGGACGTGTAAATCTTAAAATTCAACAATTAGATGTAATCATCGAAACCAAAACGAAAGACAACGTTTTTGTAAAACTTAAAGTATCTGTTCAATTTATGGTTATTAAAGAAACCGTTTATGATGCTTTCTATAAATTAGAATATCCCCACGACCAAATTACTTCTTACGTATTTGACGTGGTTCGTGCGGAAGTTCCAAAATTAAAATTAGATGATGTTTTTGAGCGTAAAGATGATATTGCTATTGCTGTAAAAAGAGAATTGAATGAAGCGATGACCACTTACGGTTATACAATCATTAATACTTTAGTAACTGACATTGATCCAGATATTCAAGTAAAAAATGCAATGAACAGAATTAATGCTGCTGATAGAGAGAAAACCGTAGCTGAATTTGAAGCAGAAGCATCTAGAATTAGAATTGTAGCTAAAGCAGAAGCTGAGGCCGAAAGTAAACGACTACAAGGACAAGGTATTGCGAATCAAAGAAGAGAAATTGCAAAAGGTCTGGTAGAAAGTGTAGATGTTTTGAATAGAGTTGGTATCAATTCACAAGAAGCATCTGCTTTAATTGTAGTAACTCAACATTATGATACTTTACAAGCTATTGGTGCTGATGCTAATTCTAACTTGATATTATTACCTAATTCACCACAAGCTGGTAGTGACATGCTCAACAACATGATTGCCTCTTTCAGCGCTTCTAATCAAGTGGGAGAAATGATGAAAATAAGAGGTGATAAAGGAAAGCATAAAAAAGAAATCAAAACTGATTATCAACTACCAGAAAACACAGAATCACCAGAAACAGAGGAATAA
- a CDS encoding outer membrane beta-barrel protein, which translates to MRKISISIIFVFITLSVFSQYKYRDANRIGITVGVNQFSLYTNNFQTKAELGWNAGLSMRGNFYNNWDMIYGIQFSGNSFSVSTTSIPLVIEQVNYKLASGQLSLLASYKIIDSHLSIEVGPIIQVNGKLEIDSDKVNNVISGTTLLAKDIQDISKLNVYPMVGITFGIVHFRANISYQYGLNNILGNLNNQNLGYNFKGNAGILNGNLIIYL; encoded by the coding sequence ATGCGAAAGATTTCGATTTCAATAATTTTTGTCTTCATTACATTATCAGTCTTTTCACAATATAAATATAGGGATGCTAATAGAATAGGAATTACTGTGGGCGTAAATCAGTTTTCATTATACACGAATAATTTTCAAACTAAAGCTGAATTAGGTTGGAATGCCGGGTTATCAATGAGAGGGAACTTCTATAATAATTGGGATATGATCTACGGTATCCAATTTAGTGGGAACAGTTTTAGCGTCTCAACGACTAGTATACCGTTAGTAATAGAGCAAGTAAATTATAAATTAGCATCAGGACAATTATCATTGCTAGCAAGTTATAAGATTATCGATAGTCATTTAAGTATTGAGGTTGGACCAATTATTCAAGTGAATGGCAAATTAGAAATCGATTCTGATAAAGTAAATAATGTGATTTCAGGAACAACATTATTAGCTAAAGATATTCAAGATATTTCTAAGTTGAATGTTTATCCAATGGTAGGAATCACTTTTGGTATAGTACATTTTAGGGCTAATATTTCGTATCAATATGGACTTAATAATATCCTGGGAAACTTAAACAATCAAAATTTGGGATATAATTTCAAAGGGAATGCTGGTATCCTAAATGGTAATCTTATTATATATTTATAA
- the gltX gene encoding glutamate--tRNA ligase, whose amino-acid sequence MSQQVRVRFAPSPTGPLHIGGVRTALFNYLFAKKNNGIFFLRVEDTDQNRFVPGAEEYIMEALEWLGISPDETIGKNEKFGPYRQSERKDLYQQYATQLINSGNAYYAFDTAEALDAARKKDEEQGITFIYNHHNREKLDTSLVISSEETATRIANGEHYVIRFKTPVNETLHLHDIIRGDVKFETSLLDDKVLFKSDGMPTYHLANIVDDHLMETSHVIRGEEWLPSMPLHVLLYRSFGWDAPQFAHLPLIMKPVGNGKLSKRDGDKMGFPVFPLDWKTDEGISSGYREKGFFPEAVINFLALLGWNDGTEKELYTLDELVNSFDLSRVHKAGAKFDPEKNKWFNHQYLIKQKDTDLAKAFAPILAEKQITVSEDKLTRIVSLIKERAHFVSEFWEMSDFFFVAPTAYDEKAIKNWKAETPGLMQELISVLEGITDYTSVNIETIIKDWMTKNEIGMGKVMQPFRLSLVGALKGPHLFDIVEMIGKEETINRLQKAIASI is encoded by the coding sequence ATGTCTCAACAAGTTCGTGTGCGTTTTGCACCTAGTCCAACTGGACCTTTACATATTGGCGGAGTTCGTACCGCATTATTCAATTATTTGTTTGCAAAGAAAAATAACGGTATTTTTTTCTTACGTGTAGAAGATACAGACCAAAATCGCTTTGTTCCTGGCGCCGAAGAATATATCATGGAGGCACTAGAATGGTTAGGGATTTCACCTGATGAAACTATTGGTAAAAACGAAAAATTTGGTCCTTACCGTCAAAGCGAAAGAAAAGATTTATACCAGCAATATGCAACTCAATTAATAAATTCAGGTAATGCTTATTACGCATTTGATACTGCCGAAGCACTAGATGCTGCAAGAAAAAAAGACGAAGAACAAGGTATAACGTTTATTTACAATCATCACAATAGAGAAAAACTAGATACTTCATTAGTAATTTCATCTGAGGAAACTGCGACAAGAATTGCAAATGGTGAGCATTATGTAATCCGTTTCAAAACTCCGGTTAATGAAACTTTACATTTACATGATATCATTCGTGGTGATGTAAAATTTGAAACTAGCCTACTTGATGATAAAGTTTTGTTTAAAAGTGATGGAATGCCAACATACCATTTAGCAAATATTGTTGATGATCACCTAATGGAAACTTCGCATGTAATTCGTGGCGAAGAATGGTTACCTTCTATGCCATTACACGTTTTATTATACAGATCTTTTGGTTGGGATGCACCTCAATTTGCACACTTACCATTAATCATGAAGCCTGTTGGGAATGGAAAATTATCAAAACGCGATGGTGATAAAATGGGATTTCCAGTATTTCCATTAGATTGGAAAACAGACGAAGGAATATCTTCAGGATACAGAGAAAAGGGATTTTTCCCAGAAGCTGTGATCAACTTTTTAGCGTTATTAGGGTGGAATGACGGAACTGAAAAAGAATTATATACTCTCGACGAATTAGTTAATTCTTTTGACTTGAGTAGAGTTCACAAAGCAGGTGCTAAATTTGATCCAGAAAAAAACAAGTGGTTCAATCATCAATATTTGATTAAACAGAAAGATACTGATTTGGCGAAAGCCTTCGCTCCTATTCTGGCTGAAAAACAAATTACGGTATCAGAGGATAAACTGACTAGAATTGTATCTTTAATTAAAGAAAGAGCGCATTTTGTTTCCGAATTTTGGGAAATGAGTGATTTCTTCTTCGTGGCTCCAACAGCTTACGACGAAAAAGCGATTAAAAACTGGAAAGCAGAAACACCAGGTTTAATGCAAGAATTAATTTCTGTTCTGGAAGGAATAACTGATTACACTTCTGTAAATATTGAAACAATAATTAAGGATTGGATGACGAAAAACGAAATTGGAATGGGAAAAGTAATGCAGCCGTTTCGATTGAGTTTAGTAGGAGCTCTTAAAGGTCCTCATCTATTTGACATTGTTGAAATGATAGGAAAAGAGGAAACTATCAATAGACTTCAAAAAGCAATAGCGTCTATATAA